From Micromonospora echinospora:
GGATCCGGGAGCTGGTCGGCGCCGGTTTCCGCCTGCTGGACCTGGTGGAGCCGGAGTGGCCGGCCGGGCACCAGGGGATCTGGGGCCAGTGGAGCCCGCTGCGCGGACAACTCTTCCCCGGCACCGCGATCTTCGTGGCCGAGAAGCCGACGAACTGACCGGTTCCCCTTCGCGATCAAGCTGCCGATCGTGGAGATCCGGCCCTGACGACGCCGTTACTCGGTATCCCCGGCGGGTAACCGTCCGGCATGGCCGAGAAGGAGTTCCGCGCCGGCGACCACGTCTCCTGGGCCAGCCACAGCGGCCGGGCGTACGGGGTCGTCAAGGAGAAGCTGACCGAGCGCACCCACGTCCGCGGGCACACCGTGAACGCCTCCCCGGAACAGCCGCAGTACCGGATCACCAACGACGACTCGGGCCGCGACGTCGCCCACCGACCGGAGGTGCTGCGCCATGAGTCGCGCTGAGGACCCGCAGCAGACGTACCGGGAGTTCACCGACGCGGTGAACATGAAGCCCGGCGAGCTGTCCCGCTGGCTGGAGACCGACGAGTCCAAGCACGTCGGCTGGCACAAGAAGGGCACCCAGGGCGGCGAGTCGGTCGGGCACGACTCCGGCCGCCGGATCGTCGACCTGCTGCGGCGCAAGCGCGCCGACCTCACCGCCGCCGACTACAAGCACATGCGCAAGGTGATCGGATACGTCCACCGGCACCTGGCCCAACGCCCCTCCGGGGACGTCCGCGACACGAGGTGGCGCTGGTCGCTGATGAACTGGGGTCACGACCCGCTCAAGAGCTGAGCCGGCCGGTCGTTCGCCCCACGTTGGTACCGTGCGGGCGATGACGACAGACGTCTCGACCGCCGGCCGTCATCCCCGCGCCGG
This genomic window contains:
- a CDS encoding DUF2945 domain-containing protein, with amino-acid sequence MAEKEFRAGDHVSWASHSGRAYGVVKEKLTERTHVRGHTVNASPEQPQYRITNDDSGRDVAHRPEVLRHESR
- a CDS encoding DUF3140 domain-containing protein, translating into MSRAEDPQQTYREFTDAVNMKPGELSRWLETDESKHVGWHKKGTQGGESVGHDSGRRIVDLLRRKRADLTAADYKHMRKVIGYVHRHLAQRPSGDVRDTRWRWSLMNWGHDPLKS